The following are encoded together in the Pedobacter steynii genome:
- a CDS encoding putative quinol monooxygenase — MNIYLTAIVKSKEGSAESMKNLLQQLVVDSRKENACLQYDLHQDQANRNVFIFQEIWESQEGWNLHNSQPHIARFIADSVSIIDGPVTIYHTDKIS; from the coding sequence ATGAACATATATTTAACTGCTATTGTAAAAAGTAAAGAAGGAAGCGCTGAGTCTATGAAAAACCTGCTGCAACAGCTCGTTGTGGACTCCAGGAAGGAAAATGCCTGCCTGCAATATGACCTTCATCAGGATCAGGCAAACAGAAACGTATTTATTTTTCAGGAGATCTGGGAAAGTCAGGAGGGATGGAACCTACATAATTCTCAACCTCATATTGCCCGTTTTATCGCAGATTCAGTAAGCATTATAGATGGGCCGGTCACCATTTATCACACAGATAAGATCAGCTGA
- a CDS encoding glycosyl hydrolase family 95 catalytic domain-containing protein codes for MKQIYAGFIFLLCSLSLAAQVNHPGINWAEYMKRQTLRWDSIGTSYYTGILLGNGLLGTNIYQEDDRTIRFDIGRTDVTDQREHQGTGLSEPLISRPRLPIGRMVLKTAGVITGAKMNLDIYNARAEGTIYTTKGAVEFSSFVPANTNVIYIKAKGTQQEKNVSWQFVAEQSKSPRMNQNNSGNPDTYPENPASTLQKSGTFTVCHQLLLNGGGYATAWTAKKGSNESTMLISVGYDGDGKSDEIKEATTAINTFITAKMPVVWAAHQKWWNQFYQKSFLSLPDQRMESFYWIQLYKLASATRANKPMVDLMGPWFSSKTPWPGIWWNLNTQLTYSPVFTANHMELAKSLFNTLNKNLQNLINNVPEEWRKDAAAIGRISGYDLVAPLREAEKDNGQFELGNLTWTLFYYYQYYAYTKDKEELTRYIYPLLKRSVNHLMYHLKKDEAGVLHLPSSFSPEYKYAEDANYALSSLRWGLETLIALDKNENLNDADRGKWESTLEKLVPYPVDDTGFMIGKDVPLSSSHRHYSHLMMIYPYRLINADQVDKRELIEKSMNHWISLKGALQGYTFTGAAAINAMLGKGNESYDLLNQLFDNFIKPNTLYQESGPVIETPLAAATSIQEMLLQSYGGKARVFPAIPDQWKNVSFDKLRAEGGFLVSSNRENGETSFIRVFSTKGDTCRIQTDMKVSMVSSDKRKELAFTVYENEGKMNLSFSTLPGETILLAAGYDTSKFNILPVKATIRENWSWGLKARTAAKIK; via the coding sequence ATGAAACAGATTTACGCTGGTTTTATCTTTTTGCTATGCAGCCTCAGCTTAGCTGCTCAGGTGAATCATCCTGGGATCAATTGGGCAGAATATATGAAGCGCCAAACCTTGCGATGGGATTCCATCGGTACCAGTTATTATACGGGTATATTATTGGGAAATGGCTTACTGGGGACCAATATTTATCAGGAAGATGACCGTACAATCCGCTTTGATATTGGACGGACGGATGTAACCGATCAAAGAGAGCATCAGGGAACAGGACTATCAGAACCGCTGATCTCCCGGCCAAGGTTACCAATCGGAAGAATGGTACTGAAAACAGCAGGAGTAATTACAGGGGCTAAAATGAACCTGGATATTTACAATGCCAGGGCAGAGGGAACGATTTATACCACTAAAGGAGCTGTTGAATTCAGCTCGTTTGTCCCGGCAAATACCAATGTGATCTACATTAAGGCAAAGGGAACTCAGCAGGAAAAGAACGTCAGCTGGCAGTTTGTCGCCGAGCAAAGCAAGAGCCCTAGAATGAACCAGAACAATTCCGGAAATCCCGATACCTATCCGGAAAATCCTGCCTCAACACTTCAAAAATCAGGGACATTTACGGTTTGTCATCAATTGTTGTTAAATGGTGGGGGATATGCGACAGCCTGGACAGCTAAAAAAGGAAGCAATGAGAGTACCATGCTCATCTCTGTAGGGTATGATGGAGACGGAAAATCAGATGAAATAAAAGAAGCAACAACTGCCATCAATACTTTTATTACCGCTAAGATGCCGGTCGTGTGGGCAGCACATCAAAAATGGTGGAATCAGTTTTATCAGAAGAGTTTCCTGTCGCTTCCGGATCAGCGGATGGAAAGTTTTTATTGGATCCAGCTGTATAAACTGGCTTCCGCAACAAGAGCGAACAAACCTATGGTTGACCTGATGGGCCCCTGGTTCAGCAGTAAAACACCATGGCCCGGAATCTGGTGGAACTTAAATACCCAGTTAACCTACTCACCTGTTTTTACGGCCAATCATATGGAATTGGCTAAATCGCTGTTTAATACCCTGAATAAGAACCTGCAGAATCTGATTAATAACGTTCCTGAGGAATGGCGTAAGGATGCGGCTGCAATCGGACGCATCAGTGGCTATGATCTGGTTGCACCCCTGAGGGAAGCGGAAAAGGACAATGGGCAATTTGAATTGGGGAACCTGACCTGGACCTTGTTCTATTATTATCAATATTATGCTTACACCAAAGACAAGGAGGAATTAACCAGATACATTTACCCATTACTGAAAAGATCGGTGAATCACCTGATGTATCATTTGAAAAAAGATGAGGCAGGAGTTCTTCATCTGCCTTCTTCTTTTTCTCCGGAATATAAATATGCAGAAGATGCGAATTATGCATTATCCAGTTTGCGTTGGGGATTGGAAACGTTAATTGCGCTGGATAAAAATGAAAATCTAAACGATGCCGACCGGGGAAAATGGGAATCTACTTTAGAAAAGCTGGTACCTTATCCAGTAGATGATACTGGTTTTATGATCGGTAAGGATGTTCCCCTGAGCAGCTCACACCGCCATTACTCACACCTGATGATGATCTATCCTTATCGCCTGATCAATGCCGATCAGGTGGATAAAAGGGAGCTCATTGAAAAGTCAATGAACCACTGGATTTCATTGAAAGGAGCATTACAGGGATATACTTTTACCGGTGCTGCCGCGATCAATGCCATGTTGGGGAAAGGAAATGAATCCTACGATTTATTAAATCAGCTTTTTGATAATTTCATCAAACCAAATACCCTGTACCAGGAATCCGGTCCGGTGATTGAAACCCCGCTTGCTGCAGCAACTTCTATCCAGGAAATGTTATTACAGAGCTATGGCGGAAAAGCAAGGGTCTTTCCTGCAATTCCGGATCAATGGAAAAATGTATCATTTGATAAACTTCGGGCAGAGGGTGGTTTTCTGGTCTCCTCAAACCGGGAAAATGGAGAGACTTCGTTTATCAGGGTTTTTAGCACCAAAGGAGATACCTGCCGGATTCAGACAGATATGAAAGTAAGTATGGTCAGTTCCGATAAAAGAAAAGAACTGGCCTTTACGGTGTATGAGAATGAAGGAAAAATGAACCTTAGCTTTTCAACGCTTCCGGGAGAAACGATTTTACTGGCCGCCGGATATGATACCAGTAAATTTAATATCCTGCCTGTAAAAGCAACGATCAGGGAAAACTGGAGCTGGGGACTGAAAGCCAGGACTGCTGCTAAAATAAAATAA
- a CDS encoding OmpA family protein: protein MNLIEMLKNEVSGSVVSSLSQKAGVTEEQVQAGFSAGIPAVLAGILKNGVGGDSGFLGKMLSNITNSGGESKPEDLLNSDNDSLLEKGKSMLGGLFGQDTDALTNAVSSSGGLSTDKSAGLLAMIVPLITGFVSKIMSSKGWSLTDLLGKIFENKADITAALPQGLGDSLGLAGINMPNVNIPNVEVPKVEVPRVEVPRVPPVNYASGNDVKSGGSFLKWLIPLLIIIIGVWWILGRSGCKDTTMSSAVDSLSANVDSAGNQLDSAADAIKDGATTAKGAIAGKLNEAGDFIRDLGANINKKLADGTVINIGDNSVENRLISFIEDKDKPVDKTTWFTFDRLYFETGKSTLKAESQEQLKNITAILKAYPNVKLKMGGYTDNTGDAAVNKKISTERANAAVEALVKLGVDAKRLEAEGYGPEHPIASNDTPEGRAQNRRIDIRVTQK, encoded by the coding sequence ATGAATTTAATTGAAATGCTAAAGAATGAGGTCAGCGGCAGCGTTGTCTCCTCTTTAAGCCAGAAAGCTGGCGTAACTGAAGAACAGGTGCAAGCCGGTTTTTCTGCAGGTATTCCCGCTGTTCTGGCCGGAATCTTAAAAAACGGAGTAGGAGGAGATTCAGGATTTTTGGGCAAAATGCTCTCTAATATTACCAATTCAGGAGGAGAAAGTAAACCGGAAGATTTGTTAAACAGCGATAATGATTCTTTGTTGGAGAAAGGTAAATCAATGTTGGGTGGTTTATTTGGACAGGATACTGATGCTTTAACGAATGCAGTTTCCTCATCAGGTGGATTGAGCACTGATAAATCCGCAGGCTTGCTGGCAATGATTGTTCCGTTAATTACCGGATTTGTATCTAAAATCATGAGCAGTAAAGGCTGGAGCCTGACCGACTTATTGGGTAAGATTTTTGAAAATAAAGCAGATATTACCGCCGCACTTCCTCAGGGCTTAGGCGATTCGCTCGGCTTAGCGGGGATCAATATGCCAAATGTGAATATTCCGAATGTAGAGGTGCCGAAAGTGGAAGTGCCCAGGGTCGAAGTACCACGGGTTCCTCCTGTAAATTATGCTTCTGGAAATGACGTTAAATCCGGAGGTAGCTTCTTGAAATGGTTAATCCCATTACTGATCATCATTATAGGAGTATGGTGGATCTTAGGCAGATCGGGTTGCAAAGACACGACCATGAGTAGCGCAGTTGATTCTTTATCGGCTAATGTAGATTCTGCAGGCAACCAACTTGACTCTGCTGCTGATGCGATAAAAGATGGAGCAACAACCGCAAAAGGTGCCATTGCAGGTAAACTGAATGAAGCTGGTGATTTTATCAGAGATCTGGGTGCTAATATCAATAAGAAACTAGCCGATGGCACGGTAATTAATATTGGAGATAATTCTGTAGAAAACCGCTTGATCTCATTCATTGAAGACAAAGATAAACCGGTTGATAAAACCACCTGGTTTACTTTTGACAGGTTGTATTTTGAAACCGGAAAAAGTACCTTAAAAGCTGAATCGCAGGAGCAGTTAAAAAATATAACCGCCATTTTAAAAGCTTATCCGAATGTAAAGCTCAAAATGGGAGGATATACTGATAATACCGGTGATGCAGCTGTGAACAAGAAAATATCTACCGAGCGGGCAAACGCCGCAGTAGAAGCACTGGTAAAACTAGGCGTTGATGCCAAACGCCTGGAAGCGGAAGGTTATGGTCCTGAACATCCGATTGCCAGTAATGATACCCCTGAAGGAAGGGCCCAAAACAGACGGATTGATATTCGTGTCACTCAAAAATAA
- a CDS encoding cysteine peptidase family C39 domain-containing protein: MINPLQSRLENSEAVVLSLIKELRIDVSKPTVQYQLNEHPEYPSLLAISDSLNGWRIPHETYRIDKGEYAVEDLSFPLIAHLGDGGGRFILIHNITNGKVTYTNETEKKAVMEETEFLKKWDGILLYAEKTEHSGEENYRMEQLKGWFDQARVPLLVLLLLVCVAAVVNDTALSMAYGALLAVKLLGVAVSVLLLVYSIDGNNPFIQNLCSLGKENNCNAILKSDAAKVTSWLSWSEVGLFYFAGSLLCLLVNPQSVALLAWLCLAALPYTFYSIGYQIKIKNWCVLCCTIQGLLWLEAFAFLMNSSFTLDIPLSVLPTVMVCFLLPIAIWAFLKPFLTKAGQTKHLKQQLKGFKYNSDLFHKLLTGQPRYAVPEELKAINLGNPQAQTVITMVTNPFCGPCAATHKMLDEWLTTREDLQLKILFTTANHEEDARTKVARHVTALSLSKDGKYVGEALNGWYKQSNKDYDTWATQYPVHVNEEMSLVTERQKAWCEMAEITFTPTILVNGYKLMEPYRLEDIQFMDI, encoded by the coding sequence ATGATAAATCCATTGCAATCCAGGCTCGAGAATTCTGAAGCCGTAGTTTTATCTCTTATAAAAGAGCTTCGTATTGACGTAAGCAAACCTACCGTACAGTATCAATTAAATGAGCATCCGGAATACCCTAGTTTATTGGCGATTAGTGATTCTTTAAATGGCTGGAGAATACCGCACGAAACCTATAGGATAGACAAAGGGGAGTATGCTGTTGAGGACCTTTCATTTCCTTTAATTGCTCATTTAGGAGATGGAGGAGGCAGATTTATATTGATCCATAACATTACAAACGGAAAAGTCACTTATACCAACGAGACAGAGAAAAAGGCAGTCATGGAGGAAACAGAGTTTCTGAAAAAATGGGATGGAATTCTCTTATATGCCGAAAAGACGGAGCATAGCGGAGAAGAAAATTACAGAATGGAACAACTCAAAGGATGGTTCGATCAGGCGCGCGTTCCATTGTTGGTTCTCTTACTCCTGGTTTGTGTTGCTGCGGTGGTTAATGATACTGCATTGAGTATGGCCTATGGCGCCTTGTTGGCCGTAAAACTGTTAGGAGTTGCCGTCAGTGTATTGCTGTTAGTGTACAGTATTGACGGAAACAATCCTTTCATACAAAACCTCTGTAGCCTGGGCAAAGAGAATAACTGTAATGCGATCCTGAAGTCAGATGCCGCTAAAGTAACCAGTTGGTTAAGCTGGAGCGAAGTGGGCTTGTTTTATTTTGCGGGATCATTGCTCTGTCTACTGGTCAACCCACAATCCGTTGCGCTGCTGGCCTGGTTATGTCTTGCTGCTTTACCTTACACTTTTTACTCCATCGGCTACCAGATAAAGATTAAAAACTGGTGTGTACTGTGCTGTACCATACAGGGATTGCTCTGGCTGGAAGCATTTGCTTTCCTGATGAATTCTTCTTTTACATTGGATATTCCCCTTTCAGTTCTTCCCACTGTGATGGTTTGTTTTTTACTTCCTATTGCGATCTGGGCTTTCCTGAAACCCTTCCTGACTAAAGCCGGACAAACAAAACACTTGAAACAGCAGTTGAAAGGATTTAAATACAACAGCGATTTGTTCCATAAACTGCTTACCGGACAACCTCGTTATGCTGTTCCGGAGGAATTAAAAGCCATCAATTTAGGGAACCCTCAGGCACAAACGGTCATTACGATGGTCACCAACCCATTCTGCGGGCCATGTGCGGCTACCCATAAAATGCTGGATGAATGGCTGACGACGAGGGAAGACCTGCAATTAAAAATCTTGTTCACTACGGCAAACCATGAAGAAGATGCCCGCACCAAAGTGGCCAGACATGTAACCGCATTGAGCTTGTCTAAAGACGGTAAATACGTAGGAGAAGCTTTAAATGGTTGGTATAAACAAAGCAATAAAGATTATGATACCTGGGCTACTCAATACCCTGTTCATGTGAATGAGGAAATGAGCCTGGTTACGGAAAGGCAAAAGGCCTGGTGTGAGATGGCAGAGATTACTTTTACCCCAACGATCCTGGTGAACGGTTATAAACTGATGGAACCTTATCGTCTGGAAGATATTCAGTTCATGGATATTTAG